The Desulfovibrio sp. genome has a window encoding:
- a CDS encoding 4Fe-4S binding protein, translating to MTKPVLKELVIDRGWCKGCRICVHFCPQKVLDLDAQDKAVASRPWDCVACGLCELRCPDLAITVVTQEPQDDEKQNG from the coding sequence GTGACAAAACCCGTGCTCAAGGAACTGGTGATAGACCGCGGCTGGTGCAAGGGGTGCCGCATCTGCGTGCATTTCTGCCCCCAGAAGGTTCTGGACCTGGACGCACAGGACAAGGCCGTGGCTTCCCGGCCCTGGGACTGCGTGGCCTGCGGCCTGTGCGAACTGCGCTGCCCGGACCTGGCCATCACTGTCGTTACACAAGAGCCCCAGGACGACGAAAAGCAGAACGGGTGA
- a CDS encoding DASS family sodium-coupled anion symporter — protein MTRGKFLGLLAAVLAMSAIMFMPQPAGLPVAGQRMLGILVFAVIIWMTEAVNYSISSALIMVLVAFFLGLGPDLANPKVAMGTSKALGMALSGFSNTAFALVGGAMFISAAMMLTGLDKRLALVILSKVGAKTNRILAGVILVGFILSFFVPSTTARVSCMVPIVMGIIVAFGVELRSRFAAVLMIATAQADSIWNVGIKTAAAQNMIAVNFIEKQLGYSITWLEWFIAAAPFAVVMSVVLYFILIKMLPPEVKEIPGGHETIERELAKLGPMSPSEMKLMVISLALLFFWSTEKVLHSLDTSTTTLAAIAVMLMPGIGVMCWKQAQAKVAWGTIVLFGVGISLGQTLLTTKAADWLAQYIVSAFGLQAMPAVGVLAVLAAFLIIIHLGFASATGLAAAMIPIIISVLQALKAPGLNIVGMTMILQYVVSFGFILPVNAPQNMVAYSTDTFDAKDFIRTGIPITVCAYAGIVLMSMTYWNWLGLVR, from the coding sequence ATGACCAGGGGGAAATTCCTGGGACTTTTAGCCGCCGTGCTGGCCATGTCGGCCATCATGTTCATGCCGCAGCCCGCTGGCCTGCCTGTTGCCGGTCAGAGGATGCTTGGCATCCTGGTTTTTGCGGTCATCATCTGGATGACCGAGGCCGTGAACTACTCCATAAGCTCGGCGCTTATCATGGTACTGGTGGCCTTTTTCCTGGGCCTTGGCCCGGACCTCGCCAACCCCAAGGTGGCCATGGGAACCTCCAAGGCCCTGGGCATGGCCTTGAGCGGTTTTTCCAACACGGCCTTCGCCCTGGTGGGCGGAGCCATGTTCATTTCCGCAGCCATGATGCTCACCGGGCTGGACAAACGCCTGGCCCTGGTGATCCTCTCCAAGGTGGGCGCCAAGACCAACCGCATTCTGGCCGGGGTCATCCTGGTGGGCTTCATACTTAGCTTCTTCGTGCCGTCCACCACGGCCCGCGTTTCCTGCATGGTGCCCATCGTCATGGGCATCATCGTTGCTTTCGGAGTGGAACTGAGGAGCCGCTTCGCGGCCGTGCTCATGATCGCCACGGCCCAGGCCGACTCCATCTGGAACGTTGGCATCAAGACCGCCGCCGCCCAGAACATGATCGCGGTGAACTTCATCGAAAAGCAGCTGGGCTATTCCATCACCTGGCTCGAATGGTTCATCGCCGCCGCTCCGTTCGCCGTGGTGATGTCCGTGGTGCTCTATTTTATCCTCATCAAGATGCTGCCCCCGGAGGTGAAGGAAATCCCCGGGGGCCATGAGACCATCGAACGCGAGCTGGCCAAGTTGGGCCCCATGAGCCCAAGCGAGATGAAGCTCATGGTCATCTCCCTTGCTCTCCTGTTCTTCTGGTCCACGGAAAAAGTCCTGCACAGCCTGGACACGTCCACCACCACCCTGGCCGCCATCGCGGTGATGCTCATGCCGGGTATCGGGGTCATGTGCTGGAAGCAGGCCCAGGCCAAGGTCGCCTGGGGAACCATCGTGCTCTTCGGAGTGGGCATTAGCCTTGGCCAGACGCTTCTCACCACCAAGGCGGCGGACTGGCTGGCCCAGTACATCGTCTCCGCCTTCGGGCTTCAGGCCATGCCCGCGGTGGGAGTCCTGGCTGTGCTGGCCGCGTTCCTCATCATCATTCATCTGGGGTTCGCCAGCGCCACCGGCCTGGCCGCGGCCATGATCCCCATCATCATCTCCGTGCTGCAGGCCCTCAAGGCCCCTGGTTTGAACATCGTTGGCATGACCATGATTCTCCAGTATGTGGTTAGTTTCGGCTTCATATTGCCGGTCAACGCGCCGCAGAACATGGTGGCCTACAGTACCGACACCTTTGACGCCAAGGACTTCATCCGCACCGGCATTCCCATAACGGTGTGCGCGTACGCGGGCATTGTGCTCATGAGCATGACCTACTGGAACTGGCTGGGCCTGGTGCGCTAA
- a CDS encoding gamma-glutamyltransferase family protein, with protein sequence MLNTPRAYRGMVVTPHHQASRAGLEILREGGNAVEAVIAAVSVLCVAYPHMTGLGGDGFWLIRQPGRVPVAIDACGRSAGLATPELFRKAGHHSIPFRGPLAAITVPGAVSGWIEALKLAAQTSKPLPLERLLEEARFLAESGIPVTAHQAELTAIKKAELENQPGFSGQFLTESVAMRQGARLQLPALAGTFARLCKAGLGDFYTGCLAREMAHELELAGSPLRAEDLAGQQAIRRSPLRLKLPGVELFNLPAPTQGMASLIILGLFARLGVEHAEGFDHIHALVEAAKKSFAIRDRIMGDPDQMTENPQSFLEDSVLDDLASGISMQRALPWPGRKPDAGDTVWLGAVDAQGMSVSYIQSIFFEYGSGVVLPGSGVTMQNRGVAFELDGNGPRLLAPGRKPYHTLNPAMALFEDGRTLAYGTMGGEGQPQTQGAFFTRYALFGQQIQEALTAPRWVQGRTWGGEAVTLKMEDRFDPELLDALRAAGHEVEVVKPFDSMMGHAGAIALKPDGTLEGGVDPRGDGTVACY encoded by the coding sequence ATGCTCAATACTCCTCGAGCCTATCGGGGCATGGTCGTCACACCGCACCACCAGGCTTCCCGGGCCGGGCTTGAGATTCTGCGCGAGGGCGGCAACGCCGTGGAGGCGGTCATCGCCGCGGTTTCGGTTCTGTGCGTCGCCTATCCGCACATGACCGGGCTTGGCGGCGACGGATTCTGGCTCATCCGCCAGCCCGGACGAGTTCCCGTGGCCATCGACGCCTGCGGGCGCTCGGCTGGCCTGGCCACGCCCGAGCTTTTCCGCAAGGCCGGACACCACTCCATCCCCTTTCGCGGCCCTCTGGCGGCCATCACCGTGCCCGGAGCGGTCTCCGGCTGGATCGAGGCCTTGAAGCTCGCCGCACAGACCAGCAAGCCGCTCCCTCTGGAAAGGCTCTTGGAAGAGGCCCGGTTTCTGGCGGAAAGCGGAATTCCCGTCACCGCCCACCAGGCAGAGCTTACAGCCATCAAGAAAGCCGAGCTTGAAAACCAGCCCGGTTTTTCCGGCCAATTTCTCACTGAATCAGTAGCCATGCGCCAGGGGGCGCGGCTTCAGCTCCCCGCCCTGGCCGGCACCTTCGCCAGACTTTGCAAGGCGGGCCTTGGCGATTTCTACACGGGCTGCCTGGCAAGAGAGATGGCCCACGAGCTGGAACTGGCCGGGTCGCCGCTTCGCGCCGAAGACCTGGCCGGGCAGCAGGCGATACGCCGTTCCCCCTTGCGCTTGAAACTGCCCGGGGTGGAACTCTTCAACCTGCCCGCCCCGACTCAGGGCATGGCTTCGCTTATCATCCTTGGCCTGTTCGCCAGATTGGGCGTGGAGCATGCCGAGGGATTCGACCATATTCACGCCCTGGTGGAGGCAGCCAAGAAATCCTTCGCCATCCGCGACCGCATCATGGGCGACCCGGACCAGATGACCGAGAACCCGCAATCCTTCCTTGAAGACAGCGTCCTGGATGATCTGGCTTCAGGCATATCCATGCAGCGCGCCCTGCCCTGGCCCGGCCGCAAACCCGACGCCGGGGACACCGTGTGGCTGGGGGCCGTGGATGCGCAGGGAATGAGCGTCAGCTACATCCAGAGCATCTTCTTCGAATACGGCTCCGGGGTGGTGCTGCCGGGTTCAGGAGTCACCATGCAAAACAGGGGCGTGGCCTTCGAGCTTGATGGCAACGGCCCGCGCCTGCTTGCCCCCGGCAGAAAACCCTACCACACCTTGAACCCGGCCATGGCCCTGTTCGAGGACGGCAGGACCCTGGCCTACGGCACCATGGGCGGCGAAGGCCAGCCCCAGACCCAAGGCGCCTTTTTCACCCGCTACGCCCTGTTCGGCCAGCAGATTCAGGAAGCGCTCACCGCGCCGCGCTGGGTGCAGGGGCGAACCTGGGGCGGCGAGGCCGTCACCTTGAAGATGGAAGACCGTTTCGACCCGGAGCTGCTGGACGCTCTTCGGGCGGCCGGACACGAAGTGGAAGTGGTGAAGCCCTTTGATTCGATGATGGGCCATGCCGGGGCCATCGCTCTTAAGCCCGACGGGACCCTGGAAGGCGGCGTGGACCCGCGCGGAGACGGCACAGTCGCCTGTTACTAG
- a CDS encoding ABC transporter ATP-binding protein: MSQVTLKGVTKRFGSVVAVDALDLDIASGECFSMLGPSGCGKTTTLRMIAGFEDLDEGEILTGGTLVSSKAKNFYLPPEKRGFGMVFQAFAVWPHLSVYENVAFPLRLKKLAAGEIERRTREALANTNLLEAANGSPDDLSGGGKQRVALARALAINPGVMLLDEPLSSLDPHLREEMRFEIKDLQRIYGFTIIYVTHDQAEAMALSDRILVMKNGVVQQVGSPLEIYTQPANKFVFGFIGLSNFLDVRYEAGMAHVDGVGQGFSVERLAPTGELASMGRAVLASRPSEIDFTSGEGLRGVVKRRTFLGEIVDYAITVGDQEVRVQKTRRAPGPEQGEPCVLSFARPHWYPHQDPA, translated from the coding sequence ATGTCCCAGGTAACACTCAAAGGCGTAACGAAGCGGTTCGGGTCCGTGGTGGCGGTGGACGCCCTAGACCTCGACATCGCCAGCGGCGAATGCTTCTCCATGCTGGGGCCTTCCGGCTGCGGCAAGACAACCACCCTGCGCATGATCGCCGGCTTCGAAGACCTGGACGAGGGAGAAATCCTCACCGGGGGGACGCTGGTTTCCTCCAAGGCCAAAAACTTCTACCTGCCGCCGGAAAAACGCGGGTTCGGCATGGTCTTCCAGGCCTTCGCGGTGTGGCCGCACCTTTCGGTATACGAGAACGTGGCCTTTCCCTTGAGGCTCAAGAAACTCGCCGCCGGGGAGATCGAACGCAGGACCCGCGAGGCGCTGGCCAACACCAACCTGCTGGAGGCGGCCAATGGCAGCCCGGATGATCTCTCGGGCGGAGGCAAACAGCGGGTGGCCCTGGCCCGGGCTCTGGCCATCAACCCCGGGGTGATGCTCTTGGACGAGCCCCTCTCAAGCCTTGACCCGCACCTTCGCGAGGAGATGCGCTTCGAGATAAAGGACCTCCAGCGCATCTACGGCTTCACCATCATCTATGTCACCCACGACCAGGCCGAGGCCATGGCCCTGTCGGACCGCATCCTGGTTATGAAGAACGGGGTTGTGCAGCAGGTGGGAAGCCCGCTTGAGATCTACACCCAGCCCGCGAACAAGTTCGTGTTCGGCTTCATCGGGCTCTCCAATTTCCTGGATGTCCGCTACGAGGCGGGCATGGCGCATGTGGACGGTGTCGGCCAGGGGTTCAGCGTTGAACGGTTGGCACCAACAGGCGAACTGGCTTCGATGGGACGGGCCGTGCTGGCCAGCAGGCCCTCGGAGATCGACTTCACGTCCGGGGAAGGACTTCGGGGCGTGGTGAAGCGCCGGACCTTCCTTGGCGAAATAGTGGACTACGCCATCACCGTGGGCGACCAGGAGGTCCGGGTGCAGAAGACCCGGCGCGCCCCGGGACCCGAGCAGGGCGAGCCCTGCGTCTTAAGCTTCGCGCGCCCCCATTGGTATCCGCACCAGGACCCGGCCTAG
- a CDS encoding iron ABC transporter permease has translation MRPAHSRSIGTAEVILGLSVAILVVVVAVPVLLIFFNALWVNGSFNLADVVKTLGEPDTYKALLNSVYIASGVTVMSTIIGTFFAWLVTRTDLPFKGTMRVLFLVPFMLPSFIGALAWKMLLSPRSGYINRMLMDVFGLDGAVFDIYSFGGIMAVETMYLFPFVFIQVCGSLERMDPTLEEAARISGADLFTITRKITIPLVMPSILSGALLIMLYSMAHFGTVAVLGIEVGIFNIPTLIYEKIHQSAGSFKSIRTGTVLASVLVFCAAFIMWLQNKVLSRGRYQIISGKSFRPMELKLRGLRMPLLILCFLYIGLTIVLPTATIFLVGGLKTYGLPLTWENLTLANYKYILFDWKLTRDAIFNSATLGLTAALITMFAGVMISYVIVKMKVRGKGILEFLGMLPFSVPGSVIALGVILAWSGKFGINIYNTVWIILVAYIARYMAFSLKANSAALEQVHDSLVEAARACGATMWQALRDIVLPLVRPGMLAAFFLIFLPALRELTVSVLLYGPTTRTIGVAIYTLNEDGETVYSAALAGIALMLIVTGQTLIKRFARAA, from the coding sequence ATGCGCCCGGCACATTCGCGTTCCATCGGCACGGCGGAAGTGATCCTGGGCCTGTCCGTGGCCATTTTGGTGGTCGTGGTGGCCGTTCCGGTGCTGCTCATCTTTTTCAACGCCCTCTGGGTGAACGGCTCCTTCAACCTGGCCGACGTGGTCAAAACGCTGGGCGAGCCGGACACCTACAAGGCCCTGCTCAACTCCGTGTACATCGCTTCCGGCGTGACCGTGATGAGCACCATCATCGGCACCTTCTTCGCCTGGCTGGTCACCAGGACCGACCTGCCATTCAAGGGCACCATGCGGGTGCTTTTCCTTGTTCCGTTCATGCTTCCCTCGTTCATCGGAGCCCTGGCCTGGAAGATGCTCCTGTCCCCGCGTTCGGGCTACATCAACCGGATGCTCATGGACGTCTTCGGCCTGGATGGGGCGGTCTTCGACATCTACAGCTTCGGCGGGATCATGGCCGTGGAAACCATGTACCTCTTCCCCTTCGTGTTCATACAGGTGTGCGGTTCGCTTGAGCGCATGGACCCGACCCTGGAAGAGGCGGCGCGAATCTCCGGGGCGGACCTCTTCACCATCACCCGCAAGATCACCATCCCGCTGGTGATGCCAAGCATCCTCTCCGGGGCGCTTCTCATCATGCTCTATTCCATGGCCCACTTCGGCACCGTGGCGGTGCTGGGCATCGAGGTGGGCATCTTTAACATTCCAACGCTCATCTACGAAAAAATCCACCAGAGCGCCGGGAGTTTCAAATCCATACGCACCGGCACCGTGCTGGCCTCTGTTCTCGTATTCTGCGCCGCCTTCATCATGTGGCTCCAGAACAAGGTCTTGAGCCGCGGGCGCTACCAGATCATCTCCGGCAAGAGCTTCAGGCCCATGGAGCTCAAGCTGCGCGGACTACGCATGCCGCTTCTCATCCTATGCTTTCTCTACATCGGGCTGACCATCGTGCTGCCCACGGCCACAATCTTCCTGGTGGGAGGGCTCAAGACCTACGGCCTGCCCCTCACCTGGGAAAACCTCACCCTGGCCAACTACAAGTACATCCTCTTCGACTGGAAGCTGACGCGAGACGCCATCTTCAACAGCGCCACCCTGGGCCTGACCGCCGCCCTGATCACCATGTTCGCCGGGGTGATGATCTCCTACGTGATCGTGAAGATGAAGGTCCGGGGTAAGGGCATACTGGAGTTTCTGGGCATGCTGCCCTTCTCAGTGCCCGGGTCGGTCATCGCTCTGGGCGTCATCCTGGCCTGGAGCGGCAAGTTCGGCATAAACATCTACAACACGGTGTGGATCATCCTGGTGGCCTACATCGCCCGGTACATGGCCTTCTCGCTCAAGGCCAACTCGGCGGCCCTGGAGCAGGTGCACGACTCCCTGGTGGAGGCGGCCCGCGCCTGCGGGGCCACCATGTGGCAGGCCCTGCGCGACATCGTTCTGCCCCTGGTGCGCCCGGGCATGCTGGCGGCGTTTTTCCTCATCTTCCTGCCGGCCCTGCGCGAGCTGACCGTCTCGGTCCTCTTGTACGGCCCCACCACCAGGACCATCGGCGTGGCCATCTACACCCTGAACGAGGACGGCGAGACCGTGTACTCCGCCGCCCTGGCGGGCATCGCGCTCATGCTCATCGTCACCGGCCAGACTCTCATCAAGCGCTTCGCGCGCGCCGCCTAG
- a CDS encoding ABC transporter ATP-binding protein codes for MATISLTGIGKSYGQNSVLKDLSLTVNHGECFTLLGPSGCGKTVLLRLIAGFETPDHGQVAIDGQVVSDASGSANVPPNERGLGVVFQDYAVWPHMSVFDNIAYPLKLAKVPSQVLKDRVRETIAHVNLTGMEDRLPSQLSGGQQQRVALARALTAKPSLLLLDEPLCNLDAHLREEMRFEIKELQRTLGITILYVTHDQEIALAISDRLAIMDEHGAIRQVGSPPEVYEHPADSYVFRFLGMANFLPVRRDGQACQVAGSGQPMPGTPPDITAADLVAGFRPSDVRLSRTGEGLKAVVKRVSFLGAVTDFLIEVDGHPVRTNLETHHALSQGLLFAEGDPCVVGFHGLHWFDQALHAEGK; via the coding sequence ATGGCCACCATTTCATTGACGGGCATCGGCAAGAGCTACGGGCAAAATTCCGTACTGAAGGACCTTTCGCTCACGGTGAACCATGGGGAATGCTTCACCCTGCTTGGCCCCTCCGGGTGCGGGAAAACCGTGCTTTTGCGGCTCATCGCCGGATTCGAAACACCAGACCACGGCCAGGTGGCCATTGACGGCCAGGTGGTGTCGGACGCCTCCGGCAGCGCCAACGTGCCGCCCAACGAACGAGGCCTTGGCGTGGTGTTCCAGGACTACGCCGTCTGGCCGCATATGAGCGTGTTCGACAACATCGCCTACCCTCTCAAACTGGCCAAGGTACCGAGCCAGGTGCTTAAGGACCGGGTCCGGGAGACCATCGCCCACGTGAACCTGACCGGCATGGAGGACCGCCTTCCCTCCCAGCTCTCGGGCGGGCAGCAGCAGCGGGTGGCCCTGGCCAGGGCGCTCACGGCCAAGCCTTCGCTCCTTTTGCTGGACGAACCCCTGTGCAACTTGGACGCCCACCTGCGCGAGGAGATGCGCTTCGAGATAAAGGAGCTCCAGCGCACCCTGGGCATCACCATCCTCTACGTCACCCACGACCAGGAGATCGCCCTGGCCATCTCGGACCGCCTGGCCATCATGGACGAGCACGGTGCCATACGCCAGGTGGGCAGCCCCCCCGAGGTCTACGAACACCCCGCGGACAGCTACGTGTTCCGCTTCCTGGGCATGGCCAACTTCCTGCCCGTTCGCCGAGACGGCCAGGCCTGCCAGGTGGCCGGAAGCGGCCAGCCCATGCCCGGAACACCGCCAGACATCACAGCAGCGGACCTTGTGGCCGGATTCAGGCCGTCGGATGTGCGCCTTTCACGCACGGGCGAGGGCCTCAAGGCGGTGGTGAAGCGGGTAAGCTTTCTGGGCGCGGTGACCGACTTTCTGATTGAAGTGGACGGGCACCCGGTGCGCACCAACCTGGAAACGCACCACGCCCTGTCCCAGGGACTGCTTTTCGCCGAGGGCGACCCGTGCGTTGTCGGCTTCCACGGGCTGCACTGGTTCGACCAGGCCCTTCACGCGGAGGGCAAATAG
- a CDS encoding ABC transporter substrate-binding protein, translated as MKKRFLALIIATLLIPSLAGTSLAGEKLIIYTSMKESLIGELKKAFVKKHPGIDMDYQSAGAGKLMAKIAAERESGKLMVDMLWTSEVPDFYELKNQGLLVSYVSPETKNILNPLADFDGSFTPARLGTLGIAYNTRLVKQAPASWQDLTDPATFKGTYGIANPALSGTSYMSVALLVSHFGWEYMQKLKSNGAKMGKGSGQVVDDTASGDLSASLAVDYITNDKIEKGATISLVYPPEMLVIPSPVAIFKNSPNIEAAKKFLDFLLSKEGQAIIAEEGTLPVRSDVKVPEKFKLPSAEDAIKRAIKVDYPKMISEKEATVKKFTDIMQGK; from the coding sequence ATGAAAAAACGCTTTCTCGCCCTGATCATTGCCACGCTCCTTATTCCTTCCCTGGCCGGTACCAGCCTGGCAGGGGAAAAACTCATCATCTACACTTCGATGAAGGAATCCCTCATCGGAGAACTCAAAAAAGCCTTCGTCAAAAAGCATCCAGGCATCGACATGGATTACCAGTCCGCCGGTGCCGGCAAGCTCATGGCCAAGATCGCCGCGGAGCGGGAGTCCGGCAAGCTCATGGTGGACATGCTCTGGACCAGCGAAGTGCCCGATTTCTACGAGCTCAAGAACCAGGGGCTCCTGGTCAGCTATGTGTCGCCTGAAACCAAGAACATCCTAAATCCCCTGGCCGATTTCGACGGCTCATTCACCCCGGCCAGGCTGGGGACTCTGGGCATAGCCTACAACACCCGCCTGGTGAAGCAGGCTCCGGCCTCCTGGCAGGACCTGACCGACCCGGCCACATTCAAGGGGACCTACGGCATAGCCAACCCGGCGCTTTCCGGCACCTCGTACATGAGTGTGGCCCTCCTGGTTTCCCACTTCGGCTGGGAATACATGCAGAAGCTTAAAAGCAACGGCGCCAAGATGGGCAAAGGCTCGGGCCAGGTGGTGGACGACACCGCCTCGGGCGACCTGTCCGCCAGCCTGGCGGTGGACTACATAACAAACGACAAGATCGAGAAAGGGGCCACCATCTCCCTGGTGTATCCGCCCGAGATGCTCGTGATCCCAAGCCCCGTGGCCATTTTCAAGAATTCCCCCAACATCGAGGCCGCCAAGAAGTTCCTCGACTTCCTGCTCTCCAAGGAGGGTCAGGCCATCATCGCCGAGGAAGGAACCCTGCCGGTGCGCTCCGACGTGAAGGTGCCGGAAAAGTTCAAGCTCCCTTCCGCCGAGGACGCAATCAAGCGCGCCATAAAAGTGGACTATCCGAAAATGATTTCGGAGAAGGAAGCCACGGTCAAGAAGTTCACGGACATCATGCAGGGCAAATAG
- a CDS encoding glycogen/starch/alpha-glucan phosphorylase — translation MVARTSGKNQADVRTDCTKEGLVQAVKDNLYYILGHIPEVAEPHDWYNAVAYTVRDRMLKAWNEGIQQLTKHLEMRAVAYLSAEFLIGPQLGSNILALGIAGPLRQALAELGQDLDAIVNHEVEPGLGNGGLGRLAACYMDSLATLGVPAIGYGIHYEFGMFTQRVKDGNQEELADKWLRLGFPWEIVHPEHTHVVGFGGRTEQWTDDKGRQRVRWMPEKSVMAVAHDIPIIGYGAKNCNVLRLWGAEAVEALDFEAFNSGAYFKAVQDKMFSETISKVLYPNDDRYQGKQLRLGQQYFFVSSSLKDMIRIQQQLGKPLDTFHKTFAIQLNDTHPAVSVAELMRLLVDEHAMDWDQAWDITTKTFSYTNHTLLPEALEKWPLSLFAEVLPRHLEIVFEINRRFLDDVRATYPGDEGLVARLSIIDETGPRYVRMAHLAAVGSLAVNGVAALHSELLKSDVMRDFATITPGKFHNVTNGVTPRRWLALCNPKLAELISSRIGTDWINRFEDQIVRIEQFAKDKDFCKQWRTVKADNKKRLAKLIKKHYGLILDPEAMFDVQVKRIHEYKRQHLNILRVIALYNRIKRDPGAKFSKRAFIFGGKAAPGYFAAKRIIKLINSVAAVVNQDKDVAGRMAVAFVPNFNVRTGQVIYPAADLSQQISLAGKEASGTGNMKFGINGAVTIGTLDGANVEMRECVGQENFFLFGLTTPEVQETIRSGYNPRQYADANPELREALDQVASGVFSQGDRDIFAPLVEDLFGRDEYLVLADFASYMDCQDQAVAAYEDRDRWTRLSILNVARLGMFSSDRAIREYCSKIWDIKVK, via the coding sequence ATGGTGGCTCGCACTTCAGGCAAGAACCAGGCCGATGTCCGGACCGACTGCACCAAGGAAGGGCTCGTCCAGGCCGTCAAAGACAATCTGTACTATATCCTCGGGCATATCCCCGAGGTGGCCGAACCCCACGACTGGTATAACGCCGTGGCCTACACGGTGCGCGACCGCATGCTCAAGGCCTGGAACGAGGGCATCCAGCAACTGACCAAACACCTGGAAATGCGCGCGGTGGCCTATCTTTCCGCCGAGTTTCTCATCGGGCCGCAGCTCGGCTCCAACATCCTGGCCCTGGGCATAGCCGGGCCTCTGCGCCAGGCCCTGGCCGAGCTTGGCCAGGACCTTGATGCCATCGTGAACCACGAGGTTGAGCCGGGGCTGGGAAACGGCGGCCTGGGCAGGCTGGCGGCCTGCTATATGGATTCCCTGGCCACGCTTGGAGTGCCGGCCATCGGCTACGGCATCCACTATGAATTCGGCATGTTCACCCAGAGGGTCAAGGACGGAAACCAGGAGGAACTGGCCGACAAATGGCTTCGGCTCGGGTTCCCCTGGGAAATAGTGCACCCGGAGCACACCCATGTGGTCGGATTCGGCGGGCGAACCGAACAGTGGACCGACGACAAGGGCAGGCAACGGGTTCGCTGGATGCCCGAAAAGTCCGTGATGGCGGTGGCCCACGATATTCCGATCATAGGTTACGGGGCCAAGAACTGTAACGTACTGAGGCTCTGGGGGGCCGAGGCCGTGGAAGCCCTGGATTTCGAAGCCTTCAATTCCGGGGCGTACTTCAAGGCCGTGCAGGACAAGATGTTCTCCGAAACCATCTCCAAGGTTCTCTACCCCAACGACGACCGCTACCAGGGCAAGCAGCTCCGCCTCGGCCAGCAGTATTTCTTCGTGTCCAGTTCGCTAAAAGACATGATCAGGATTCAGCAGCAGTTGGGCAAGCCTCTGGACACGTTCCACAAGACCTTCGCCATCCAGCTAAACGACACCCACCCGGCCGTGTCCGTAGCCGAACTGATGCGCCTTCTTGTGGACGAGCATGCCATGGACTGGGACCAGGCCTGGGACATCACCACCAAGACGTTTTCCTACACCAACCATACGCTCCTTCCAGAGGCCCTGGAAAAATGGCCGTTGTCTTTGTTCGCCGAAGTGCTCCCCCGCCACCTTGAAATCGTCTTCGAGATCAACCGCCGCTTCCTTGACGATGTCCGGGCAACGTATCCCGGGGACGAAGGCCTCGTGGCCCGGCTGTCGATAATTGACGAAACAGGCCCCCGCTACGTGCGCATGGCCCACCTGGCGGCTGTTGGTTCCTTGGCAGTGAACGGCGTGGCCGCCCTGCACAGCGAACTCTTAAAGAGCGACGTCATGCGCGACTTCGCAACCATCACCCCCGGCAAGTTCCACAACGTGACCAACGGAGTTACCCCACGGCGCTGGCTGGCCCTGTGCAACCCCAAGCTTGCGGAGCTTATCTCCTCGCGCATCGGCACGGATTGGATAAACCGTTTCGAGGACCAGATAGTCCGGATCGAACAATTCGCGAAGGACAAGGATTTCTGCAAGCAGTGGCGAACCGTGAAAGCCGACAACAAAAAACGTCTGGCCAAGCTGATAAAGAAACACTACGGCCTCATCCTCGACCCGGAGGCCATGTTCGACGTGCAGGTCAAGCGCATCCACGAGTACAAGCGCCAGCACCTGAACATCCTGCGGGTGATCGCCCTGTACAACCGGATAAAGCGCGACCCAGGCGCGAAGTTCTCCAAGCGTGCCTTCATCTTCGGCGGCAAGGCCGCTCCCGGCTATTTCGCTGCCAAGCGCATAATAAAGCTCATCAACTCCGTTGCGGCCGTGGTCAACCAGGACAAGGACGTGGCCGGGCGCATGGCCGTGGCCTTCGTCCCCAACTTCAACGTGCGCACGGGCCAGGTAATCTACCCCGCGGCCGACCTCTCCCAGCAGATATCCCTGGCCGGCAAGGAGGCCTCGGGCACGGGCAACATGAAGTTCGGCATAAACGGGGCGGTGACCATCGGCACCCTGGACGGCGCCAACGTGGAGATGCGCGAATGCGTGGGCCAGGAGAACTTTTTCCTCTTCGGGCTCACCACCCCAGAGGTTCAGGAGACGATACGCTCTGGCTACAATCCCAGGCAGTACGCGGATGCCAACCCAGAGCTGCGCGAAGCCCTGGACCAGGTGGCTTCCGGGGTGTTTTCACAGGGCGACAGGGACATCTTCGCGCCCCTGGTGGAGGATCTCTTTGGCCGGGACGAATATCTGGTCCTGGCCGACTTCGCGTCCTACATGGACTGCCAGGACCAGGCCGTGGCCGCCTACGAGGACCGCGACCGCTGGACCCGCCTGTCCATTTTAAACGTTGCCAGGCTTGGCATGTTCTCCTCGGACCGGGCCATCAGGGAGTATTGCAGCAAGATCTGGGACATCAAGGTGAAATAG